The Solanum lycopersicum chromosome 9, SLM_r2.1 genome window below encodes:
- the LOC101259971 gene encoding thioredoxin-like 3-3 isoform X1, with product MFREKEKVKMGEGGEKAVSRKLPVNKQANIMTATGDENLEDIFHTIRTTKTPAVINYGVSWCRVCNQILPTFWELSKKFPKLSFVYADIDECPETTQNLRYTPTFQFYRDGERVDEMFGGGDERLHDRLWLHS from the exons ATGTTCAG ggaaaaagaaaaagtgaaaatgGGAGAAGGGGGCGAGAAAGCAGTGAGTAGAAAACTTCCGGTGAATAAACAGGCGAACATAATGACAGCCACTGGTGATGAAAATCTCGAGGATATTTTCCACACTATCAGAACAACTAAAACTCCG GCTGTAATCAATTATGGAGTTTCTTG GTGCCGCGTCTGCAATCAGATACTTCCTACATTTTGGGAGCTAAGCAAAAAGTTCCCAAAACTCTCTTTCGTATACGCTGATATTGATGAATGCCCAGAGACAACACAGAACCTTCGATACACACCAACTTTTCAATTCTACAGAGATGGTGAGAGAGTTGATGAGATGTTTGGAGGAGGAGACGAGCGTTTGCATGACCGTCTGTGGCTGCATTCGTAG
- the LOC101259971 gene encoding thioredoxin-like 3-3 isoform X2 — MGEGGEKAVSRKLPVNKQANIMTATGDENLEDIFHTIRTTKTPAVINYGVSWCRVCNQILPTFWELSKKFPKLSFVYADIDECPETTQNLRYTPTFQFYRDGERVDEMFGGGDERLHDRLWLHS, encoded by the exons atgGGAGAAGGGGGCGAGAAAGCAGTGAGTAGAAAACTTCCGGTGAATAAACAGGCGAACATAATGACAGCCACTGGTGATGAAAATCTCGAGGATATTTTCCACACTATCAGAACAACTAAAACTCCG GCTGTAATCAATTATGGAGTTTCTTG GTGCCGCGTCTGCAATCAGATACTTCCTACATTTTGGGAGCTAAGCAAAAAGTTCCCAAAACTCTCTTTCGTATACGCTGATATTGATGAATGCCCAGAGACAACACAGAACCTTCGATACACACCAACTTTTCAATTCTACAGAGATGGTGAGAGAGTTGATGAGATGTTTGGAGGAGGAGACGAGCGTTTGCATGACCGTCTGTGGCTGCATTCGTAG
- the LOC101260668 gene encoding uncharacterized protein translates to MANIVNASPIAFTKYPFSSLLNYQPIISSKFSNKSLKNETKRRIFLAYKKLNCEDINVDVKIVGLEKEEMSFTNNETFLYSFNPLPLMFLAALPGAGTISSLFGPFVELVKSWNLPDWLVHWGHPGNMAVVLFAMGGYGTYLGFRIRFSDDVEEKAKAKDLHPKLLGGMFFFFALGATGGITSLLTSDKPILESPHAVTGFIGLTLLTIQTILPTLFEGNPGLRNVHGILGSGIMTLFLVHAFLGLQLGLSY, encoded by the exons ATGGCTAATATTGTGAATGCTTCACCAATTGCATTCACAAAATACCCTTTTTCTTCATTACTTAATTATCAACCAATTATTTCTTCCAAATTTTCCAataaatctttgaaaaatgaaacaaaaagaagGATTTTTTTAGCTTACAAGAAGTTGAATTGTGAAGATATTAATGTTGATGTAAAAATAGTTGgattagaaaaagaagaaatgtcTTTTACTAATAATGAGACATTTTTGTATTCATTCAATCCTTTGCCATTGATGTTTCTTGCTGCTCTTCCTGGAG CTGGAACTATAAGTTCTCTGTTTGGGCCATTTGTTGAGCTTGTAAAATCATGGAACTTACCTGACTGGCTAGTACATTGGGGACATCCTGGTAACATG gcTGTTGTTCTCTTTGCTATGGGTGGTTATGGAACTTACCTTGGTTTTCGGATACGATTCTCTGATGACGTG GAGGAAAAGGCGAAAGCTAAAGATTTGCATCCAAAACTTCTAGGAGGAATGTTCTTCTTCTTTGCTCTTGGAGCTACTGGTGGAATAACATCCCTACTTACTTCAGATAAGCCTATTCTTGAAAG tcCTCATGCTGTTACAGGTTTTATTGGTCTTACACTTTTGACTATACAAACCATTTTGCCTACACTATTCGAG GGTAATCCCGGATTGAGGAATGTTCATGGGATATTGGGAAGTGGTATAATGACGTTGTTCCTCGTACACGCGTTCCTCGGACTTCAGCTTGGTTTAAGTTACTAA
- the SAM3 gene encoding S-adenosylmethionine synthase 3: METFLFTSESVNEGHPDKLCDQVSDAILDACLEQDPESKVACETCTKTNMVMVFGEITTKATVDYEKIVRDTCRGIGFVSADVGLDADNCKVLVNIEQQSPDIAQGVHGHLTKKPEEIGAGDQGHMFGYATDETPELMPLTHVLATKLGAKLTEVRKNKTCPWLRPDGKTQVTVEYKNDNGAMVPIRVHTVLISTQHDETVTNDQIAQDLKEHVIKPVIPAKYLDENTIFHLNPSGRFVIGGPHGDAGLTGRKIIIDTYGGWGAHGGGAFSGKDPTKVDRSGAYIVRQAAKSVVASGLARRCIVQVSYAIGVAEPLSVFVDTYKTGTIPDKDILVLIKENFDFRPGMMSINLDLLRGGNYRYQKTAAYGHFGRDDPDFTWETVKVLKPKA; the protein is encoded by the coding sequence ATGGAAACTTTCTTGTTTACCTCAGAGTCAGTCAACGAAGGTCACCCCGACAAGCTCTGTGACCAGGTCTCAGATGCCATTCTTGATGCTTGCCTGGAGCAGGATCCCGAAAGCAAGGTTGCATGTGAAACCTGCACAAAGACAAACATGGTTATGGTCTTTGGAGAGATCACAACCAAGGCCACCGTAGACTACGAGAAGATCGTACGTGACACATGCAGAGGCATTGGGTTCGTCTCAGCAGATGTTGGTCTTGATGCTGACAACTGCAAGGTCCTTGTTAACATTGAACAACAGAGCCCTGACATCGCCCAAGGAGTTCACGGTCATCTTACCAAGAAACCAGAAGAAATTGGAGCTGGTGACCAAGGTCATATGTTTGGGTATGCCACAGATGAAACTCCTGAGCTCATGCCCCTCACCCATGTTTTGGCCACCAAGCTTGGTGCCAAGCTTACTGAAGTGAGGAAGAACAAAACCTGCCCATGGCTCAGGCCCGATGGCAAGACCCAAGTTACTGTTGAGTACAAGAACGACAATGGTGCCATGGTCCCTATTAGAGTTCACACTGTTCTCATCTCAACCCAGCATGACGAAACTGTCACCAACGACCAGATCGCCCAGGACTTGAAAGAGCATGTGATCAAGCCTGTGATCCCAGCTAAGTACCTTGACGAGAACACCATCTTCCACCTCAACCCATCAGGTCGCTTCGTCATTGGTGGTCCACATGGAGATGCTGGTCTTACTGGCAGGAAAATCATCATTGATACCTACGGAGGCTGGGGTGCCCACGGTGGAGGTGCCTTCTCAGGAAAGGACCCCACTAAGGTGGACAGGAGTGGTGCTTACATTGTTAGGCAGGCAGCAAAGAGTGTGGTCGCCTCAGGACTTGCTCGCCGCTGTATTGTGCAGGTTTCTTATGCTATCGGTGTGGCTGAACCACTTTCCGTGTTTGTTGACACATACAAGACAGGAACAATTCCCGACAAGGACATTTTGGTTCTGATCAAGGAGAACTTTGACTTCAGGCCTGGAATGATGTCAATCAACCTTGATTTGTTGAGAGGAGGCAACTACAGGTACCAGAAGACTGCAGCTTACGGTCACTTTGGCCGTGATGACCCCGATTTCACCTGGGAAACTGTCAAGGTCCTCAAGCCAAAAGCTTGA
- the LOC104649078 gene encoding pentatricopeptide repeat-containing protein At2g29760, chloroplastic-like produces MKNLKKFHGHFITNGFSNDTLSLSAILYFTALSPTGDLAYAHLVFNQIDSPNTFMFNTMIRGYGSSSNLSEVMSFYIKMLQNGFFPNHYTYPFVIKALCRTQNYILGEALHCSVIKFGHVLDLHIANSLLHMYAKFGFFVEIMYLFDEMPEPDVVSWNVVIDNFVKNGCFDEVLDAVNQMCLNGVEPNAVTLLVLVSFSLKMGDFGLGKLIHLYVMKRGIHMSENLGNGLIDMYSKFGDMESAEKLFDMMKMKTVFSWTSLLDGFIQKGELQRAVVVFNLMPKDTTAWNVMLSGYSEAGDMSSAETMFRAMPDRDLVSWNTMILGYTQNKMYMKSLELLREMLGFGLRPDRITLVGLFSVCGYAGVLHIGEAIHSFMEKQNVKEEEVEVALLDMYSKCGDPEKALTVFYTIRRRKSVLAWTNMIVGLAMNGLANEALVLFHQMCDEGTDPNEITYLGVLCACSYAGLVKEGKWLFNAMSKVHGITPRSEHYGCMVDLLGRAGLVEEAEMFIQDMPEKADAGIWGALLGACRMHGEVQMGERIAKIVTQMDPYQSGRYILLSNIYAAENRWFDAEKVRKKMKTEGIHKTPGFSLVEMKGEMHQFIVT; encoded by the coding sequence atgaaaaatctcaagaaattTCATGGCCATTTCATCACAAATGGCTTTTCAAATGACACCCTTTCCCTGAGTGCTATTCTTTATTTTACAGCACTTTCTCCTACTGGAGATTTAGCATATGCCCACTTGGTTTTTAACCAAATTGACTCACCCAATACTTTCATGTTCAATACTATGATAAGAGGTTATGGTTCTAGCTCTAATCTGAGTGAAGTAATGAGTTTTTACATCAAAATGTTGCAAAATGGTTTTTTCCCTAATCATTATACGTACCCTTTTGTGATTAAAGCATTGTGTAGGACTCAAAATTACATTCTTGGTGAAGCATTGCATTGTTCTGTGATAAAATTTGGGCATGTTTTGGACCTTCATATAGCAAATTCACTTTTACATATGTATGCAAAGTTTGGGTTTTTTGTCGAGATCATGTATCTGTTTGATGAAATGCCTGAACCAGATGTAGTTTCATGGAATGTGGTTATTGATAACTTTGTTAAAAATGGTTGTTTTGATGAGGTTTTGGATGCTGTTAACCAGATGTGTTTGAACGGGGTTGAGCCTAACGCGGTTACACTTCTCGTACTTGTTTCGTTTTCTTTGAAAATGGGAGATTTTGGTTTAGGTAAGTTGATACATTTGTATGTTATGAAGAGAGGGATACATATGAGTGAGAATCTTGGTAATGggttgattgatatgtattCTAAGTTTGGAGATATGGAGTCAGCTGAGAAGTTGTTCGatatgatgaagatgaagacGGTTTTCTCATGGACTTCACTTCTTGATGGTTTCATACAAAAGGGTGAACTACAAAGAGCTGTGGTTGTTTTCAATCTAATGCCTAAGGATACTACTGCTTGGAATGTCATGCTCAGTGGGTATTCTGAGGCAGGTGATATGAGTTCAGCAGAGACTATGTTTCGAGCAATGCCAGATCGAGATTTAGTCTCATGGAACACTATGATTCTTGGTTATACTCAGAACAAGATGTATATGAAGTCCTTAGAGTTGTTAAGAGAAATGCTGGGGTTTGGATTGAGACCTGATCGTATAACGTTGGTTGGGTTGTTTTCAGTTTGTGGATATGCAGGTGTACTGCATATCGGTGAAGCTATCCACTCGTTCATGGAGAAACAGAACGTAAAGGAGGAAGAAGTCGAGGTAGCTTTACTGGATATGTACAGCAAGTGTGGCGATCCTGAGAAAGCTCTTACAGTATTTTACACGATACGAAGAAGAAAATCAGTGTTGGCTTGGACTAACATGATCGTTGGACTAGCGATGAATGGTCTTGCAAATGAAGCTCTTGTGTTGTTCCATCAAATGTGTGATGAAGGAACAGATCCTAATGAGATAACATATTTAGGTGTTTTATGTGCTTGTAGCTATGCTGGTTTAGTTAAAGAAGGCAAATGGTTGTTCAATGCTATGAGTAAAGTACATGGCATTACACCAAGATCTGAGCATTATGGTTGTATGGTTGATCTTCTCGGCCGAGCGGGTTTGGTTGAAGAAGCAGAGATGTTTATTCAAGATATGCCTGAAAAGGCTGATGCTGGTATCTGGGGTGCCTTACTAGGGGCCTGTAGGATGCATGGTGAGGTTCAAATGGGTGAAAGGATAGCCAAGATTGTGACTCAAATGGACCCGTATCAGTCGGGGCGTTACATTCTTCTCTCCAACATTTATGCTGCAGAAAACAGATGGTTTGATGCTGAAAAAGtaaggaagaagatgaaaa